Proteins co-encoded in one Ictalurus furcatus strain D&B chromosome 9, Billie_1.0, whole genome shotgun sequence genomic window:
- the LOC128612522 gene encoding histone H1-like, whose product MAEVAPAPAAAPAKAPKKKAASRAKKSGPSVGDLIVKAISSSKEKSGVSLAAVKKALAAGGYDVEKNNSRVKLAVKGLVTKGTLVQIKGTGASGSFKLNKKQTEAKKPVKKAAPKAKRPAAKKPAAAKKPKKVAAKKPAAAAKKAKKPAAVAAKKATKSPKKAKKPATPKKAAKSPKKAKAVKPKTTKPKAAKAKKAAAKKKRIPLSSVRTNYALGIVTLFPYRQDPFSKHG is encoded by the exons ATGGCAGAAGTCGCACCCGCTCCCGCTGCCGCGCCGGCCAAAGCGCCCAAGAAGAAAGCAGCTTCGAGAGCAAAAAAATCTGGCCCTAGCGTCGGCGATCTGATCGTCAAAGCCATTTCCTCGTCTAAAGAGAAGAGCGGCGTGTCTCTCGCTGCTGTGAAGAAAGCGCTGGCTGCCGGCGGATACGATGTGGAGAAAAACAACTCCCGCGTCAAGCTCGCCGTTAAGGGTCTCGTGACTAAAGGCACTCTGGTGCAGATCAAAGGAACCGGCGCGTCTGGCTCGTTCAAGCTGAACAAGAAGCAGACCGAAGCCAAGAAGCCCGTGAAGAAAGCCGCGCCCAAAGCGAAAAGGCCGGCCGCCAAAAAGCCCGCCGCGGCTAAGAAGCCCAAGAAGGTAGCAGCCAAGAAACCCGCCGCCGCGGCCAAGAAGGCGAAGAAGCCCGCTGCCGTCGCCGCAAAGAAAGCCACCAAGAGCCCGAAGAAGGCGAAAAAGCCCGCGACCCCTAAAAAGGCAGCCAAGAGCCCCAAGAAAGCGAAAGCTGTGAAGCCCAAGACCACAAAGCCTAAAGCGGCAAAGGCGAAGAAGGCAGCAGCCAAAAAGAA GAGGATTCCATTGTCAAGTGTGAGGACCAATTATGCACTGGGAATTGTGACCCTTTTTCCATACCGCCAAgatcctttctccaaacatggatAG
- the LOC128612527 gene encoding histone H2A, which produces MSGRGKTGGKARAKAKTRSSRAGLQFPVGRVHRLLRKGNYAERVGAGAPVYLAAVLEYLTAEILELAGNAARDNKKTRIIPRHLQLAVRNDEELNKLLGGVTIAQGGVLPNIQAVLLPKKTEKAVKTK; this is translated from the coding sequence ATGAGTGGCAGAGGAAAAACCGGCGGAAAGGCTAGGGCTAAGGCCAAGACTCGTTCATCCAGGGCTGGACTTCAGTTTCCCGTGGGGCGTGTGCATAGGCTTCTGCGTAAAGGCAACTATGCCGAGCGCGTCGGTGCCGGCGCCCCGGTCTATCTAGCCGCCGTGTTGGAGTATCTGACCGCTGAGATTCTGGAGTTGGCCGGTAACGCTGCCCGTGACAACAAGAAGACTCGTATTATTCCTCGCCACTTGCAGCTCGCCGTCCGTAACGACGAGGAGCTGAACAAACTGCTCGGCGGAGTGACCATCGCTCAGGGTGGTGTGCTACCTAACATTCAGGCCGTGCTCTTGCCCAAAAAGACCGAGAAGGCTGTCAAGACCAAGTAA
- the LOC128612520 gene encoding tumor necrosis factor receptor superfamily member 14-like, whose amino-acid sequence MKSTVLTLRLYIFGVYAVLTYGAKCGKSQYLSAAGECCPMCSIGSVVLIDCIGDYSTLCKPCSKGMFMNEPNDLNKCFSCKSCDTGLYILQECTTIKDTVCEVLDGYYCMQYSNRECSLASKHSECEPGQQVKTPGTKDSDTVCEPCPPGFYSPKGVNCTKWTDCWVNNEIEDQEGTSITDVQCKPRRTRYVFLVLIPLSALVILLVIVLYLWHRGAIKCFTQVRSPVEET is encoded by the coding sequence ATGAAATCCACGGTTCTGACACTTCGTCTGTACATTTTCGGTGTTTATGCTGTCCTCACATATGGAGCTAAATGTGGGAAAAGTCAATATCTATCGGCAGCTGGAGAATGTTGTCCAATGTGTTCTATAGGGTCGGTGGTTCTCATTGACTGCATTGGTGATTACAGTACATTATGCAAACCTTGTTCTAAAGGAATGTTTATGAATGAACCTAATGACCTTAACAAATGTTTTTCATGTAAATCCTGTGACACAGGCCTTTATATATTGCAAGAGTGTACCACAATAAAGGATACGGTATGTGAGGTCTTGGATGGATATTATTGCATGCAGTACTCCAATAGAGAATGTTCTCTTGCGTCAAAACACAGTGAATGTGAACCAGGGCAGCAAGTAAAGACTCCAGGCACTAAGGACTCGGATACAGTTTGTGAGCCGTGTCCACCAGGATTTTATTCTCCTAAAGGTGTGAACTGCACTAAATGGACTGACTGTTGGGTCAATAATGAGATTGAGGACCAAGAAGGCACTTCCATTACAGATGTTCAATGCAAACCAAGAAGGACAAGATATGTTTTCCTAGTATTGATTCCACTTTCTGCACTTGTTATACTGCTTGTTATAGTTTTATATCTGTGGCACAGAGGAGCAATCAAATGTTTCACACAAGTAAGAAGTCCTGTAGAAGAAACATAA
- the LOC128612525 gene encoding histone H3, which yields MARTKQTARKSTGGKAPRKQLATKAARKSAPATGGVKKPHRYRPGTVALREIRRYQKSTELLIRKLPFQRLVREIAQDFKTDLRFQSSAVMALQEASEAYLVGLFEDTNLCAIHAKRVTIMPKDIQLARRIRGERA from the coding sequence ATGGCAAGAACCAAGCAGACCGCCCGTAAGTCCACCGGTGGCAAGGCGCCGAGGAAGCAGCTCGCCACTAAGGCTGCCCGCAAGAGCGCGCCGGCTACCGGCGGCGTGAAGAAGCCTCACCGTTACAGGCCCGGCACCGTGGCTCTGAGGGAGATCCGCCGTTATCAGAAGTCTACTGAGCTGCTCATCCGCAAACTGCCCTTCCAGCGCCTGGTGAGAGAAATCGCTCAGGACTTCAAGACCGACTTGCGTTTCCAGAGCTCGGCCGTCATGGCCTTGCAGGAGGCGAGCGAGGCATACCTGGTCGGTCTGTTCGAGGACACCAACCTGTGCGCTATCCATGCCAAGAGAGTGACCATTATGCCCAAGGATATTCAGCTGGCCCGCCGTATTCGCGGAGAGCGCGCTTAA